In Populus alba chromosome 1, ASM523922v2, whole genome shotgun sequence, a single window of DNA contains:
- the LOC118037406 gene encoding ABC transporter G family member 9 — MEEEMADIEAQNEKQPEVAAIFKKANSAIALKFEDVVYKVKFTKSGFCGKITKTEEKIILKGVTGKVLPGEMLAMLGPSGSSKTTLLTALGGKLGGLLDGSITYNGKSFSNSMKRNMGFVTQDDVLYPHLTVAETLVFTALLRLENTFTKEEKIMHAESVITQLGLTKCKNSIIGGQFLRGLSGGERKRVSIGQEMLINPSLLLLDEPTSGLDSTTAQRIVSTLWELAKGGRTIVMTIHQPSSRLFYMFDKVLLLSEGNPLYFGERSQVMDYFSSIGYAPAVPMNPADFLLDLANGVSSNSEVPGTVKQNLVSAYKSNLANKLKSEVHEIDDPSQDGLNDKQVSRWATTWWQEFSVLLIRGVKERKHDSFSGLKIGQVLVVAFLSGLLWWQSDASHIQDQMGLLFFYSGFWGIFPLFQAIFTFPQERRMLGKERSSGMYRLSSYFMSRIVSDLPMELVLPTIFLTITYWMAGLKGSPGNFFLTLSVLLYSVLVAGGLGLAIGALVLNQRSATITGSVIMLSFLLAGGYYVTHVPAFISWVKYISISQYTYKLLLGSQYKPGDTYTCGGAGGVCLVGDYPAIKKVGLDDQVLGIVALGIMLVGYRLIAYLALMRIGLAKR, encoded by the exons ATGGAAGAAGAGATGGCTGACATAGAGGCACAAAATGAGAAACAACCAGAAGTTGCAGCCATTTTCAAGAAAGCCAATAGTGCTATTGCTTTGAAG TTTGAGGATGTAGTCTACAAGGTCAAATTCACGAAATCAGGTTTTTGTGGAAAGATTaccaaaacagaagaaaaaattatcttgaaggGAGTCACAGGCAAGGTTCTACCTGGTGAAATGTTAGCCATGTTAGGTCCATCAGGCAGTTCCAAAACAACTCTATTAACTGCATTAGGAGGCAAACTTGGAGGACTACTTGATGGGAGCATAACCTATAATGGAAAGAGCTTCTCCAACTCAATGAAAAGGAACATGGGATTTGTTACTCAAGATGATGTTCTCTACCCTCATTTAACAGTGGCAGAAACATTGGTTTTCACTGCCCTTCTAAGGttagaaaatacttttactAAAGAAGAGAAGATCATGCATGCAGAATCTGTAATCACTCAACTAGGTTTGACCAAGTGCAAGAATAGCATCATTGGGGGACAATTTTTGAGAGGGCTTTCTGGGGGTGAAAGAAAGAGGGTCAGCATAGGCCAAGAAATGCTCATAAACCCTAGCCTTCTTTTGTTGGATGAGCCAACATCAGGTCTTGATTCGACAACAGCTCAGAGAATTGTGTCAACGTTGTGGGAACTTGCAAAAGGAGGAAGAACAATTGTAATGACCATCCATCAACCTTCAAGTAGGTTGTTTTACATGTTTGACAAGGTTTTGTTGTTATCAGAAGGCAACCCATTGTACTTTGGGGAGAGATCACAAGTCATGGATTACTTTTCCAGCATTGGATATGCTCCAGCAGTTCCCATGAATCCTGCCGATTTCCTTTTGGATCTTGCAAATG GTGTATCATCAAATAGTGAGGTTCCTGGCACTGTTAAGCAGAATCTAGTTTCAGCCTACAAGAGCAATCTTGCAAACAAGTTGAAGTCAGAGGTTCATGAAATTGATGACCCGTCTCAAGATGGATTAAACGATAAGCAAGTCTCACGGTGGGCCACAACCTGGTGGCAAGAGTTTTCTGTATTGTTGATAAGAGGAGTGAAAGAAAGGAAGCATGACTCCTTCTCCGGCCTCAAGATTGGCCAAGTCCTGGTAGTAGCCTTCCTCTCAGGGCTCCTGTGGTGGCAATCTGATGCATCCCATATACAAGATCAG ATGGGGCTCCTCTTCTTTTACTCAGGATTTTGGGGCATCTTCCCTTTATTCCAAGCTATTTTCACTTTCCCCCAAGAACGCCGAATGCTCGGAAAGGAGCGATCTTCCGGCATGTATCGACTCTCATCATACTTCATGTCAAGGATTGTCAGTGACCTCCCGATGGAGCTAGTCCTTCCTACTATATTTTTAACCATAACCTACTGGATGGCAGGGCTGAAAGGCAGCCCTGGAAACTTCTTTCTCACGTTGTCTGTTCTCCTGTATTCTGTGTTAGTAGCAGGAGGTCTAGGACTGGCTATTGGTGCTCTGGTGTTGAACCAAAGATCCGCTACCATAACGGGATCAGTAATCATGCTATCGTTCCTGCTCGCTGGTGGATACTATGTTACACATGTCCCTGCCTTCATTAGCTGGGTGAAGTACATCTCCATTAGTCAATACACATACAAGCTGTTGCTGGGGTCCCAATACAAGCCTGGTGACACCTATACATGTGGCGGCGCCGGAGGAGTTTGTTTAGTCGGAGATTATCCTGCAATAAAAAAAGTGGGGCTTGATGACCAAGTTCTTGGTATCGTAGCATTAGGGATTATGCTTGTGGGTTATCGCCTAATCGCTTATCTTGCTCTCATGAGGATTGGACTGGCTAAAAGGTAG
- the LOC118037405 gene encoding NAC domain-containing protein 72, with protein sequence MGVQETDPLAQLSLPPGFRFHPTDEELLVQYLCRKVAGHHFSMQIIGEIDLYKFDPWLLPSKAIFGEKEWYFFSPRDRKYPNGSRPNRVAGSGYWKATGTDKIITSDGRKVGIKKALVFYIGKAPKGTKTNWIMHEYRLIESSRKHGSTKLDEWVLCRIYKKKSIAGQKSMSGVSSKEPSTNSPSSSFSSHFDDDVLDPLPEMDDRFLDLPRTNSLKPRQHEEKINLATLGSGNFDWATLAGLNSVPQLAHTQPGVTYSNSNVHDVYVPSMSQLCHMDSSAERMENLVEGEVQSGARTRLDSVGNPVFFQQNSSVRPQSFSNSFDPYGLRHSIQPGSGFGFNQ encoded by the exons ATGGGAGTTCAAGAAACAGACCCTCTTGCCCAGCTGAGCTTGCCACCGGGTTTTCGGTTTCACCCGACTGATGAAGAGCTATTAGTGCAATATTTGTGCAGGAAAGTTGCTGGTCACCATTTCTCGATGCAAATCATTGGTGAAATTGATTTATACAAGTTTGATCCATGGCTCTTACCAA GCAAGGCGATATTTGGTGAAAAAGAATGGTACTTCTTTAGTCCTAGAGACCGTAAGTACCCAAATGGATCCCGACCCAATAGGGTTGCCGGGTCTGGGTATTGGAAGGCCACCGGTACTGATAAAATTATCACATCAGATGGACGTAAAGTAGGCATCAAGAAAGCTCTCGTCTTTTACATTGGCAAGGCCCCAAAAGGAACCAAAACTAATTGGATCATGCATGAATACCGCCTTATTGAATCCTCTCGCAAACATGGAAGCACGAAG TTGGACGAATGGGTATTGTGTCGGATTTATAAGAAGAAATCAATTGCTGGACAGAAATCCATGTCAGGTGTTTCAAGCAAGGAACCTAGTACCAATAGTCCATCTTCATCATTCTCTTCTCATTTCGATGATGATGTCCTTGACCCGTTGCCGGAGATGGATGACCGCTTCCTTGACTTGCCTCGAACCAACTCACTCAAACCAAGGCAACATGAAGAGAAAATCAACTTGGCCACTCTGGGCTCAGGGAATTTTGATTGGGCAACTCTTGCTGGGCTCAACTCGGTGCCTCAACTCGCTCATACACAGCCTGGTGTGACTTACTCGAACAGTAATGTTCATGATGTGTATGTTCCTTCAATGTCCCAACTATGCCACATGGATTCATCCGCGGAGAGGATGGAGAACTTGGTTGAAGGGGAGGTTCAAAGTGGAGCTAGAACTCGGCTGGATAGTGTTGGTAACCCAGTGTTTTTCCAACAAAACTCGAGCGTGAGGCCACAGAGCTTCTCTAACTCATTTGACCCGTATGGGTTAAGGCACTCGATCCAACCGGGTAGCGGGTTCGGGTTTAATCAGTAA